From Ancylobacter pratisalsi, one genomic window encodes:
- a CDS encoding short chain dehydrogenase produces the protein MKAVVIGTGTIGSAVQQILKDHGHEVVTVGRSSGDRQADMTDIQSLTELFSSLGRFDAVASAAGDVFPAPFELASDEQWANSIAAKGMGQINLVRAALRFIADGGSFTLVSGVLTDERIPAGTIGTTVNHLVEGFVKGVAEELPRGLRINCVSPTVLSEATAFHPYFSGYTPVPAREVAQAYLRAMTNPMTGRILKLHKTDC, from the coding sequence ATGAAAGCTGTTGTTATTGGAACGGGCACGATCGGTTCTGCGGTACAGCAGATACTGAAGGATCATGGCCATGAAGTCGTGACTGTCGGACGGAGCTCGGGCGATCGCCAGGCCGACATGACCGACATCCAAAGCCTGACGGAACTGTTCAGCAGCCTGGGCAGGTTCGACGCGGTGGCCAGCGCCGCCGGGGATGTGTTCCCGGCCCCCTTTGAACTCGCCAGCGACGAACAGTGGGCAAATTCCATCGCCGCCAAGGGCATGGGACAGATCAATCTCGTGCGGGCGGCCTTGCGGTTCATCGCCGATGGAGGATCCTTCACGCTGGTCTCGGGAGTTCTCACAGATGAGCGTATCCCGGCTGGGACGATTGGAACCACCGTGAATCACTTGGTCGAGGGATTCGTGAAAGGAGTTGCAGAAGAATTGCCTCGCGGCCTGCGAATCAACTGTGTCAGCCCGACCGTCCTTTCAGAGGCAACGGCCTTCCACCCTTACTTCAGTGGCTACACCCCTGTTCCCGCCCGGGAGGTCGCCCAGGCCTATTTGAGGGCGATGACGAACCCGATGACCGGCCGTATTCTCAAGCTCCACAAGACCGACTGCTGA
- a CDS encoding AEC family transporter yields the protein MHTILMALAPLFFVMALGYIAGRIKIIDNHQVGGLNSLTMDFALPSALFVAIASAPRSEMIAQAPLFLLLSAVMLIVFCGWYVVARRYLAADHVEAALQALTVAFPNLAGVGLPVAAAVLGPMGTIQVAIALAAGSVVVSPITLVIVELYAQNGTAPDGGNERLLRALRRALTKPVVVAPLAGIALSLADIQLGPVLTASLSLIGQAAAGAALFLTGLVLSAQSFRPRWRVMAATLAADIIRPLLAVATTAIFAVPMETARVTILLAAIPSGFFGILFAVSYGRDSATVGSIVIASTLFSAVTMALIIALLFPA from the coding sequence ATGCACACCATTCTCATGGCACTTGCGCCGCTCTTCTTCGTGATGGCACTCGGCTACATTGCCGGTCGAATCAAAATCATCGATAATCACCAAGTTGGCGGCCTGAATTCCTTGACGATGGACTTCGCGTTGCCCTCGGCGCTATTTGTCGCGATAGCTTCGGCGCCTCGCAGCGAGATGATAGCACAGGCCCCGCTCTTCCTGCTGCTCAGCGCCGTTATGCTCATCGTGTTCTGCGGCTGGTATGTCGTCGCCCGCCGCTATCTGGCGGCCGATCACGTCGAGGCCGCGCTGCAGGCACTGACGGTCGCCTTTCCGAACCTTGCCGGTGTCGGCCTTCCTGTCGCCGCCGCCGTGCTTGGGCCGATGGGCACGATTCAGGTTGCTATCGCGCTCGCGGCCGGGTCCGTTGTTGTCAGCCCCATCACTCTCGTCATTGTGGAGCTCTATGCCCAGAACGGCACAGCGCCTGATGGAGGGAACGAGCGCCTCCTGAGGGCGCTTCGGCGGGCGCTGACGAAGCCGGTTGTGGTCGCGCCATTGGCCGGCATCGCTCTTTCCTTGGCTGACATTCAGCTCGGTCCGGTATTGACGGCAAGCCTTTCGCTCATCGGACAGGCGGCGGCCGGTGCGGCCCTGTTCCTGACCGGTCTTGTGCTGTCGGCACAATCATTTAGACCCCGTTGGAGGGTGATGGCCGCGACCTTGGCGGCCGACATCATCCGTCCACTGCTTGCCGTGGCCACCACCGCCATTTTCGCCGTTCCCATGGAAACGGCCAGGGTAACCATTCTTCTCGCCGCTATTCCGTCTGGCTTCTTCGGCATCCTTTTCGCCGTCAGTTACGGGCGGGATTCCGCGACAGTGGGGTCAATCGTGATTGCGAGCACACTCTTCAGCGCCGTGACGATGGCGCTGATCATCGCTCTTCTATTCCCAGCATAA